The Corynebacterium coyleae genome segment ATACGCATGCGCCCTGCGTTGAGCTCGCGCAATGCGTGACGACGACGCCACTCGTGCGACACCTCACCCTCATACACAAACATCTGCGCAATGGTAACGCCGTTTTCGGTGCGTCGTCGACGCCACATATGATGTTGATGTTCAAACGTTTGCTAGCGACACTGCCACTTCGAGGAGCCACGACGTGAGCCACCACGCTGTATCCCCCGAGTCTGCACGCCTACCGAACACTGTCGATTCGGATGCTCCTCTCCGCGTTGCGGTTGGCTGGGACACCACAAGCGGCGAAGCCGTCGAGTTTGCCGCCTGGCTCGGCCGCTCCCTGCCGATGAAGGTGCAGGTCATGGCATCTGCGCAACTGCCGCCGATCCAGGCGCTGACAACCTCGGCGAAGAGCCGCAAGAAGCAGCTGAAGAAGATGCGCGAAGAGTTCCACAAACGCGTGGTCGATGAACTCGACGGGCAGATCCCGAAATCGCAGTGGTCCAAAGAGGTGGCCACGCTCAAGGACGGCAAAGATACCGTCCGCTCGCTTCTCGACAACGCCTTAGAGTTCAACGCTGACCTCATCGTCATGGGCTCCCGCGCAAAATCACCCAAGGGCCGACTACGCCCGTCCAGCGTTACGGACGAAATGCTCTACTCCTCCCCCATCCCCCTCGGGCTGGCACCGCGCGGAGTGAAGCTGTCTAAGAAGGGCATCACGCGCGTGACCTACGCCGTGGTGGACACCGACGGGAAGAAAGAGCCCGAGTTTTACGGCCTGGACTACGCCACCGCCCTCGCGTGCGCGCTGCACCTGCCGCTGCGCATCATCGCGTTCTCTCCGACGAGTTACGACGAGCACGGCCCGAAATGGTACGAACGCACCCTCGGCATGCTTGACCACGCCCGCGACCGAGCCTGGGAGTACGCATGCGAACTCTCCCCCGACCGCCTCGACCATTTCGACGTGACCAGCTCCGTGTCCACCGGCAAGAGCTGGAAGCGCTCAATTGACTCGGTGAAGTGGCGCAAGGGCGACATCATGTGCCTGGGTTCGCAGCCGTCGCCGAATCTGCGCACGGTGTTTTTGGGCACGCTCGAAGGCGAGTTCATCCGCTACGCGCCTGTGCCCGTCATCGTCTGTCCGGAGGCAGCGAAGTAGGTTAGGGCGTATGCGCGACCATCCTGAAAACGACCTGCACTCCCCCGCCGACCGCTTTTCCCGCGTTCGCCCGGAGCCCCGTTCCTTTGATGAGTTGGCGGATGCCCCGGATCCGCTGGAGGTAGACCGGCGCAATAAGCGCTCCACCCGTCAGGCGATCACGTGGGCGCTGGGCACCGTTGGGGTGACGTTCCTGTTGGCGTTTGTGTTAGGCCTGGTCGCCCGCCTGCAAGGCGGGCCGCTGTGCAGCGACGGCGACGCCACCTGGCTGTGCACCCCAACCTGGCGCACCACCTGGGCTGTAGTCACCTCTCTCCCACCGATCGCCGGCCTGATCGGCTGCGCGGTGATCATGGTGCGCAAACTCAACCGCTACGAGCGCTGGATCCCGTGGATGGGCGTGTTCTGGATCCCGCTCGTGCCGTTCACCATGGCGTGGCTGATTCTGACTATTGGGATGCTGGCGACGATGTAGTTGCGCACTGCGCACAGTACGGGTTCTTCTCCCGGCAGGCCTCGCAGCTTAAGTACTGCTGGCGGCACTCCGGCTCGTTGGCGCAGTTGTAGAACTGGTTGGTCGCCTCCCCGCAGTGCACGCAGTGGCCGAGCTGGACGTAGTCCGGGTCGTCCGCGGAACCGAATTCGGTGTGCATGCGGTCGTCGAACACGTAGAGGGAGCCCTCCCACAGGCCGGAGTTGCCGAAGGCTTCGCCGTAGCGGACGATGCCGCCGTCGATTTGGTAGACCTCTTCGAACCCGCGGTTGATCATCAGGCTGGACAGCACCTCGCAGCGAATGCCGCCGGTGCAGTACGAGATGACCGGCTTGTCCTTCATCCAGTCGTACTTGCCGGACTCGAGCTCTTTGATGAAGTCGTGAGTGGTTTCCACATCTGGCACCACCGCGTTTTTAAACCGTCCGATCTCGGCCTCGCGGGTGTTGCGGCCATCGAAGAAGACCACGTCCGGGTTGGCCTCCACGAACTCGTTGACCTGCTGCGGAGTGAGGTGCTTGCCTCCCCCGATCACACCGTTTTCATCAACCTTCAACTCCCCCGGCGCACCAAACGCCACGATCTCGTCGCGGGCTTTGACGCTGAGTTTCGGAAAGTCTTCGGCACCGCCTTCGGACCACTTGAACTCGATGCCCTTGAAGTACTCTTTGGTCTTCTTCGCGTAGGTCTTGCAGGCACGGATGTCGCCACCGACGGTGCCGTTAATGCCGTGTTCGGAGACGATAATCCTGCCGGTCAGGCCGAGCCCTTCGCACAGGTCGCGTTGCCACAGACGCACCGCGTCCGGGTCGGCGATGGGCTGGAACTTGTAGTAGAGCAGGATTTTGCTGGTCATGCCTGGCAGTCTACGTCGAGCGGGTCCGTTCTTTGTAGGCGTATACGTCGCGCGTGTACACGCGGCGGTGTGTACCGACTCTGTGGCCGGGCAGTGTGCCTTCGTCGATAAGCTTGACCACGTATGGACGAGACACGTTGAGCAGGTCAGCTACCTGCTGGGTGGTCATTTCATCTTCGGGGCTGGGTGGGCGCATGAGGCGCCCCTCCGCAAGATCCTCGAGCAGATCACGGATCCAGGCAGCGGTCTGTTTGGGTAGCGTGACTTCCTCACGCTGGTCAGCTCGGGCGGCAGCAATGCCGTCGTTGAGCTGAGCCAACGCGGTCTCCACCGGCGGTTGTTGTACAGGCATACAGGCGACCATAAACCACAAATACAACGAGCGGAGCCGTTTTAAAGAAGAAATCTAAGATTTTCTTAGCGTTTGTGGTACAGCCCTTTTCGCCAGTACTGCGGCTCAGACGTTGCAAGCACGCCAAGATTGCGGAAAATGCCCTCGTCCACAGAACCAAGGATCGCCGTGATGTGAGCATCGCAACCACGAAGCGACTTCAGATGATCCAACGCGAGCGCCGCGTCCGGGTTCGACGCCGCCGACACGGACAAGGCAATCAGTACCTCGTCGGTGTGCAGGCGCGGGTTGACCGAACCCAGATGGCGGGTCTTCAGCGACTGGATCGGCTCAATTGAATCAGGGGAGAGCAGGTGCACATCGTCGTCGATACCCGCGAGCTGCTTCAGGGCATTGAGCAGCACCGCAGCCGAAGGTCCGAGCAGGTCAGAAGTCTTACCGGTGACAATGCGGCCGTCCGGCAACTCAAGTGCTGCACCCGGCTTGCCGGTCGCCTCCGCGACGTCGAGCGCAGGGGCAACCACAACGCGGTCCTGCACAGAGAGATCCGCCTTGCGCATCACGTTCATCACACGATCGGAGATGGAGGAGTCGGAGCCGGTGCGGCGTTCGTCGACACGCGATGCAAAGTAGCGGCGAATGATTTCCTGCTGGGCGGCGTGGCGGCAGGCCTCGTCGTCGGAAATGCAATAGCCCGCCATGTTGACGCCCATGTCGGTCGGGGACTGGTACGGCTCGGTGCCCGTAACCTCACGCAGCAGCGTCTTCAGCAGCGGGAAGACCTCAATGTCGCGGTTGTAGGAGGTGACCTTCTCCCCGTAGGCGTCGAGGTGGTACTGGTCGATCACGTTGATATCGTCCAGGTCCGCGGTGGCCGCCTCGTAGGCTAGGTTCACCGGATGGGAGAGCGGCAGGTTCCAGATGGGGAACGTCTCAAACTTGGCGTAACCTGCGGCAATGCCTCGCTGGTTCTCGTGGTAGACCTGCGACAGACAGGTGGCCAGCTTGCCGGAGCCAGGTCCCGGCGCAGTCATGACAATCAGGTCGCGGGAGGTTTCCACATAGTCGTTGCGGCCAAACCCTTCTTCGCTGACCACCTTGGCGGTGTCGTTGGGGTAGCCAGGGATCATGTAGTGGCGCGACACCTTCAGGCCAAGGCGAGAAAGACGCTCGAGGAACGCCTCCACGGTGCGGTTGTGGCCGTCGAGTTGGGTGCACACCACATTTTCGACGAGGAAGCCACGGTCGCGGAACACATCCACAAGACGCAGCACGTCATCTTCGTATGTAATACCCAGGTCCGCGCGCACTTTTTGGCGGATGACATCGCCGGCGTTGAAGCAGATGACAATTTCCACTTCGTCCTTAATGCGGTCAAGCATGGCGATTTTGTTGTCCGGAGTGAATCCGGGGAGAACACGGGAGGCGTGGTTGTCGTCGAAAAGTTTGCCACCCATCTCCAGGTAGAGTTTGCCGCCTACCTCGGCTCTCCGCGCTTGGATGTGCTCGGACTGCATTGCAATGTATTTTTCGCGGTCAAAACCGGTCGTGTACGGCATGCGCGCAATTCTATTGCTTTGCTGCGACACCACGCACCCCGCTACCTCCACACGGTGGTAGCGCTACGGTGGCAGGCATGTTTTCCTCCACGTTTACCGCCGACCAGATCCGAGCTGCGGAAGCACCCCTGCTTGCGGCGCAGGAGTTCGAGGACCAGTTGATGCAATCCGCGGCCCACGCCGTGGCGGAGGTAGCCAAAGTGATGCTCGCTGGGGTTACTGAGACACGCGCCCGGGTGCTCGTGCTTGCAGGCCCTGGCGGCAACGGGGGAGACGGCCTCTACGCAGGTGCGGAATTGTTGCTGGCAGGCCACCGGGTGGATGCGGTGTTGCCCACAGGCTCGGCGCAGGAGCGTGCCCTGCAGGCGTTCACGGCAGCCGGCGGGGTAGTGCTGGAGGACCTCCCGGAACAATGGCAGGACTATGCCCTGGTTATCGATGCGATGACGGGCATCGGCGCGACCGGCGAGGTACGCGAGAACCTTCGCCCCGCAGTCGAGTTAGCCAACGCACTCAACGCCCAAGTGCTGGCCGTGGACGTGCCCACCGGTGTGGAGGCCGACACCGGCTGGGCAGGGCAGTGCCACGTCAACGCCGATGTGACGGTCACCTTCGGCGGGTGGCGCCGCGCCCACGGGCTGTCGCCAGCGTGCGGGGTGCAGTTGCTCGCCGACATCGGATTGCCGGGCAAGCGCCTGCACGAAACGCTCGGCGACCAACTCACCTTGTGGGCAGAGGATGGCCCGCCGCTGTTGATTGCAAACCGGGCGGTGCTGCCGGAGCAGAAGTGGACCGAGCAGAAGTGGCCCGACGGGATACAGACCCTGTGGCTGCCACCGCTCCAAGACATCGCGTCAGGGCCTGAGGACGACAAGTACACCGGCGGTGTGGTCGGCATCCGCGCAGGCAGCGATGGGTATCCCGGCGCAGCGATCCTGTCTACTGCGGGCGCGGTGAACGCCACCCCGGCGATGGTGCGCTATGCGGGCCCGCAGGCGGTGGAGGTGGTGCGGGCGCACCCGGAGGTCGTCGCTACGCACACACTCCAGGATGCTGGCAGGGTGCAGGCGTGGGTGTTCGGGCCGGGCGCGGGCACTGACGAGGCCGCGGCGGAGGAGTTGCGGTGGGTGCTCGACCAAGAGGTGCCGGTGCTTATCGACGCCGACGGGCTCACCCTCCTCGCCCAACACCCCAACCTGCGCGAACTGGTGGCCCAACGCGAACAGATGACGGTGCTGACCCCGCACGACGGCGAGTTCGCCCGCCTACGCGAGGCGGCCAACGTGGGGGAGAGCGATCGCATGGCGGAGACCATCGCCCTGGCCGCCGCGCTGCAGTGCACGGTGGTACGCAAGGGGCGGGTGACGGTGATTGCGCACGAGGGCGACCCGTACACGGCGTACGCGATCGACGCGGGGCATTCCTGGGCGGCGACTCCGGGATCGGGCGATGTGCTCGCGGGCATCGCGGGGGCGCACCTGGCGCTTATGCATGCCAAGCGGCTATGGGAGGAGGTCGCACTCGCCGGCGCGGTGGCCGTGCACGCTTTGGCTGCGAAACTGGCTGCTGCCACTGCATTCGGTGACGCGACGGCGCCAGCGAGCCGGATCGCCGAGTTCATCCGTCCCGCAACCGCGAAGATGCGAAATGATGCTTGATGCGGTCGTGATCGGCGGTGGCCAGTCTGGCCTTGCCGTGTCGTACTACCTGCGCAGATACGGCGTGAACTTCACGGTTCTGGACGCCGCCGACGCTCCCGGTGGGGCGTGGCCGAACTACTGGGACTCGCTGACGCTGTTTTCGCGCGCGGAGTTTTCCAACCTGCCGGGTTGGCCGATGCCGGCGTGTGATGGGTATCCGCCGCGTGATCATGTCGTCGATTATTTAACGCGCTACGAGGCCCGCTACGACCTTCCCATTCGCCGTGGGCAGCGTGTGGAGCGTGTGCTTATCGACGACACTGGCTTCACCATCCGCCCCCAAAACCTCCACGCCCGCAACGTGGTGGTTGCAACCGGGATCTGGTCTGCGCCGTTCGTGCCGTTTGTGCCGGGTGAGTTCTCGGGCAGGCAGTTGCACTCGGCGCACTACACGCGACCGGGAGATTTCGCAGGCCAGCGCGTCGCGGTCGTCGGTGGCGGTAACTCGGGTGCGCAGATCACAGCAGACCTCGTGCTCAATGGGGTGGAGGCGCAGTGGCTGACACGTTCTGCACCGGGTTTCATGCCGGACGACGTGGACGGTTCCACGCTGTTTCGCCGCAATCGTGAGCGCCTCACTGCGATTGCGAAGGGGGAGCCAGATCCGGGCGGGGTGGACTTCGGCGGAGAGATCGTCGTCGTACCGGAGGTGCGCCGAGCGCGCGACGCCGGCCTGCTTCAGGCGCGTCCGATGGTGGGTTCGCTCGACGAGGTGAACGCCGACGTGATCATCTGGGCAACCGGGTTTCGTCCGGCCCTCGGGCCTATCCGCGGGCTGCCCCGGGACACGCCTGGTTTGTACGTGTTGGGGTTTGACAACATCAACGGACCGGGTGCCGGAACGATTCGAGGGGTGAGCCCGTTTGCCCGCGATATTGCGGCTCGGATCGCCGATTCTTTTGGCGCACACCGTCGCAGGTAAGCACGCTTCGACAAAATTACATAGGTGTTATTTAGGCCTTGACGTGGAAAAATAGCCCTTTTCGGGGATACATTCACCTTTTCGTTACATGAGAGTTTCCTGAGTAGCACTAACTCAGCTTTCTCCAACCAGCACGTACGTTAATTAAGCACGGACTGGCCCGTACTTGAGACGCAGGTCACCCTACTCACGAAGGGTGAATAGTTGGACATCTGCGCTACGCTTACTTATGTGTTAAATAAACGGAGGATCGCAGCGCTTGCCCTGACAGCTACTACAGCAGCTGCTGTCACTGCCGTGCCCTCCGCCGACGCGGCCACTGTAGGCAAGCCCATTAACGGCGTGTGCTCATTGCAAATGAGCATTGCAGAAAAGGATTTCGCCGCAGCATTGCCGCGAGACCTTAGGAGCCCCCAAGCGCAGCAAAAACAGCAGTGGACCAACGCCTTCGAGGTAGCGTTCCCGGAAGCTGCGCCCATCGCACAAGAATTCCTCGAAGCATTCAACGGCCCATACTTCAGGCAGTTCCATGCCAACCGCAACGCTGAAACCGCCCGTTGGGAAGACCGCATCGCTACTGCCGCAAATGTAGATCCGGCAGGCGCAAAGTGGTACTTCACCGAAATCATTAACAGCGTGCTGGTATCCAGTGAAGACGGACTGGCGCTGGATCATGTTGAGTTCTGGCGCGTTGTGGATGACGCCCTTGAAAGTGGCACCATCAGCGCCACTGACCCACGCGACATTTACCCCGCTTTCCCACAGGAAATTAGCGACAGGCTTCTCGAGGGCGCTCTGGCAGACATGCCGGCAGACCAGCGCAAAAAGTGGGTAAACGCGCACGCCTCGTCCAAGGAAGCCATCGGCTCGGTCAATGCGGCACAGTTCCGCGATGCCTTCAAGAAGGCACGCGAGGCCTGCGCCAATGGTGGCGGCTCGGTCACTCTGCCCGTCGCTCCCAAGCCGACCACTCCGTACGACGTGCCACCGGTACAGCGCGGCAAGGACAAGCCTGGCAAGACCACAGAGCCGTCCACACCGACTGAGTCGAAGACCACCACCAACATCAGCGTTGACTTCTCCACCTCGGTTGAGCGCCAGAAGAACGAACCACAAGCGTCGATGCCTGTCGGTGCGATCATCGGCATCGTCGTCGCTCTGTTGACAATCATTGGTGGCGCTGGGGCAGCATTTGTCATGGGCGGGCGATAGGCGTAATTTGGCGCGGTGTCCAACACCGCGAAAACCCCCCAGAAAACCCCGGGCCAATTCCCCTTCGTACCACTGGCGGCGATGAGTTTCGCCGCCTTTGTTTATGTCACTTTCGAGATGTTCTCGGTGGGGCTCATCTCCCCGATGGCGCGAGACCTCGGCGTCTCCGAAGGCCAAATTGGCCTCCTCATGAGCGTCTATGCGGGCTTGGTCGCAGTGGTGACCATCCCGCTGATCCACTTCACGCGCAGCGTCAATAGGCGTCCGCTGCTTATCGCCACTCTGGTGTTTCTCCTCGGCGGGATCGTGCTGCAAGCAACGGCGAGCAACTACTGGATGCTGGTCGCCGGGCGCGTCACCGCAGCGTTTACACACGGCGTGTTCTGGTCGCTGGTCAACCCGATGGCAGCGCGCATCGCACCTGCCGGGCAGACAGGTAAGGCGGTGGCCGCGGTGTCCATCGGCTCTACCTTGTCGCTGGTTGCTGGCTCGCCGCTGACCACTGCGTTGGGCACGATGATCGGCTGGCGGGCGTCCACGTGGGTGCTTGGCGTAGCGACGATCGGCGCACTGGTCACCCTGATCGCTACCCTGCCAAGCCTGCCGGCGGTGCCACCGACGAACAGGGCGAAGGTGACGAAGACGAAGTCCGCCATCCCTTCGCTTGTGGTGTACGTGCTGCTCGCGGTGACGGGTATCTTCTCCACCTTTACGTACTTGGCGCTGCTGGTGGAGGGCACCGCCGGCCACGCGTATGTGCCGTTCGGCGTGTCCCTGTACGGCATCGCGGGCTTGGTCGGCATCACGATCGCCGGCCGGAGGGTGGATAGCCGAATGATCCGGCTCAATGCCCTGGCCGCTGCCGTGATGGTGGTGTCCGCCATCGCAGGTTTGCTCGCGCTCGGTGCCGGAAGCGGCCTAGGCATGTTCGCGGTGATCGCCGTGTTCGGCATGGCCGCCGGTGCGCTGCCCACGGTGGCCACCACCATCTTCTTGCACGCAGGCCAGCGCAACCAGGACCTGGCAAGTTCGGTGTACGTGGTCACGTTCCAGGTCGGTATCGCATCCGGTTCCGCGGTTGGTGCTGCGGTGGTGGATGCGGGCTACTTGTCCGGCACCCTGATCTCTACCGGTGTGCTCGGTGCCCTGGCGTTTGCGGTGCTGGCGCTGTGGTCGCGCACACTCCTGCGCTAGCGCCAGCGATTGAAGCACCAGACATACAAACCCCAGACATATAAGCGCAGTCTTATGCGTAGACCGGGGTGCGTGCGTTGACGCCAACCTCGAAGACCTCGTCGCGCGGATTGATCAGCGAGCGGTCGTGGGTGACAAACCCGCAGGCGATGTTGCGCTCTTCAACCAGGTCACGCAGCAATTTCACAATCTCTTGGGAGCGGTCGTGGTCGAGGGCGGCGGTGGGCTCGTCGGCAAGCAAAAGCTCTGGCTCACCCATCAACGCACGGGCGATGCCGACGCGCTGGCGCTGACCGCCGGAGAGCTCGCCCATACGGCGATCGCCAAGACCCTCGAGGCCGACCTTGGCCAGGAGCTCGTCGGCACGGTCGGGGCGCGGCTTGATCCCGCGGATGTCGTCGGTGACCAGCAGCTGGTCGCGAACGTTGAGCGCGGCGATCAGGTTGGCCTGCTGGAAGATCATGCCGATCTTGTCGCGGCGCACATCATTGTTCACCTCAACGCCGTTGAGGGTGGCGGTGCCGGAATCCGGTGCGATCAGGCCCGCGGCGACAGACAGCATGGTGGATTTGCCGGAGCCGGACTCGCCAACAATGAAGGTCAGCTCGCCGGGCTTGGCGGTGAAGCTCATGTTGTCCAGCACGGTTCGCATTTCCTGGCCGTCCTGGAAGGCGACGGTGACATTTTTCAGTTCAAGCATTATGCGGCACCTCCAAGGGCCTGCTGCGGGTTAACTTTTGTAATGGAGCGGGTGGCAATCAGCGCGCCGACCATGCCGAGCGCCCAGATGGCAACTGGCGGGGCGACGGCGGTGAGCGCCGACAGGGAGAACGGTGCAGCGCCCTGCATCGCCAGCCCGAGGCCGAAGGCGACCACGCCTCCGATCAGCGCACCTGCACCGAGCAGCACCGCGGACTGGCCGAGTGCGTCCTTGAGCAGGTACTTGTTCGATGCGCCGATGGCCTTCAGGATGGCTAGGTCGCGGCCGCGCTGCATCGTCCACACCGTGAGGAACGCGACGATCACCAGCGCGGCGATGGCGTAGAGGAAGCCCTGGATGAGCTTCAGGGAGCCCTGCTCAGAGGAGTACGCGGGCAGGCCCTCGAAGGACTCCTTCAACGACACACCGCCGTCGACCTCGTGGTCGGCGAGCAGCACGGTGCCGTCGGCGTCGGTGTGCATGATCTCTTTCCAAAAGTCCGTGGGCACCCACAGGACAGGGGAGTGGGAGAACGCAAGGTCCTCGCCAATCGCGCCGACGGTGATGGCCTTGCCGGCGACGGTGATCTCCTCGCCCTGCTTGAGTTCAAGGCCCGGCGCGGCAACCGCGTCCTTGCCCAGCGTCTGGCCGCCCGGCAGCACGGTGCCTTCCGGCAGGGACAGGATGGACACTGCGGCGTCTTCGCCGTTTGCCTTGGTCAGCAGCATTTGGCTGGTGCCAAGCGGGGTCATGCCGTCGCGAGCCTCCACACGCGAGGTGGTAAACGACAGGTCTTCCGGGTCCTGGAAGACAACGGATTCCGGCTCGAGCGCTTCAAGTGCTGAGGTGTTCTGCTTGCCCAAGCCTGCGGTCAGGCCGGTCAGCACAACCACCAGCAGGGTGATCAGGGTGACCGTGCCCACGATCAGCCCGAAGCGCCCCTTGGCCGACTTCATTTCTCTCAAACCTACGAACATGACTCCGATTATGGCTTTGACCTGCACTGTTCCACATCGGGCGGGCGGTTGAAATCCCAATCAACCGATCGGTTGATCTACGCTCAGTCCTATGTTGTCCACGACCCGGATTCTGGATTTGTTGCGCGTGAGCTTGCACGTGCTGGTCGCCGTATTGCTTGCGGTGGGTCTTATGGGGCAATTGCGTATCGACGACCCCCTGCCCGGCCTCGTTCTCTCCACCGTCTTCGCCGCTGTGTACATGGCGGGCACGGTGTGGCACTACGAGGGCCGGGCCTATCCAAGTTGGGCGCCGTACGCGTGGCTGGCGGTCGTGGCCGCGCTGTGGGTGGGGCTGGTGCAGGTTTCCGCGGACTTCGTGTGGCTGGAGTTTCCGCTGGTCATGTTGGCGTGTGTGATCCTGCCGCGCTGGTGGGAGCTGCTGGCCGCGGCCGGCTTGCTGTGTGTGTCCCTGTGGGCAGTGGCCGGGCCTGGTGTGGGCTCTGGTGTGGGGTCGGGTGCTGGTGGAAATATCGGTGCGGTGGTGGGGCCGTCGATAGGCACGGTGCTCGCGGTGTTCATCGTGCACGCGTACCGGGCGCTGCGCGCGGAGGCGGACCACTACAAGCAGATGGCCGATGACCTGCGCTCGGCCCAGCGGGAGCGCGCCGCGGCGGAGCATGCGGCGGGCGTGGCACAGGAGCGAGCGCGCCTGGCGCGCGAGGTGCACGACACGATGGCGCAGGGGCTCAGTTCGATCGTGCTGCTCGGCCGCGCGCTGGATAAGCAGCTCGGCGACGACGCCGCGGCGCGCGAGACCCTGGACGTGATTCGCTCGACGGCGGCGGACAACCTGGCGGAGGCGCGCCGCTTCGTCAAAATCAATTCGGCGGACACGGTCTCGGTTGAAGACAAACTCCAGCGTGTGGCGTTGCCGGTGCGGCTGGAGCGGCTTGCCCGGGCAGCGTCGGACCGTCAGCGCGCGCTCGGCGAGCCACTGGAGGTGCAGGTCAATGCGGTGGATTTGCCGGAGCCGGCGGCGTCGGTAGCTGAGCGCATGGTGCGCGAGGGCTTAAGCAACATCGTGCGCCACGCGGGCGCATCTAAGGCGGTGATCACGGTGGATAAGCTGGGCGCGACCGCAACCATCGACGTCTTTGACAACGGCCGCGGCATCTCCGGCAAGGAGGGCTACGGGCTCAAGGGCCTGCGCGCCCGCGT includes the following:
- a CDS encoding NAD(P)-binding domain-containing protein, whose product is MLDAVVIGGGQSGLAVSYYLRRYGVNFTVLDAADAPGGAWPNYWDSLTLFSRAEFSNLPGWPMPACDGYPPRDHVVDYLTRYEARYDLPIRRGQRVERVLIDDTGFTIRPQNLHARNVVVATGIWSAPFVPFVPGEFSGRQLHSAHYTRPGDFAGQRVAVVGGGNSGAQITADLVLNGVEAQWLTRSAPGFMPDDVDGSTLFRRNRERLTAIAKGEPDPGGVDFGGEIVVVPEVRRARDAGLLQARPMVGSLDEVNADVIIWATGFRPALGPIRGLPRDTPGLYVLGFDNINGPGAGTIRGVSPFARDIAARIADSFGAHRRR
- a CDS encoding DUF1846 domain-containing protein; protein product: MPYTTGFDREKYIAMQSEHIQARRAEVGGKLYLEMGGKLFDDNHASRVLPGFTPDNKIAMLDRIKDEVEIVICFNAGDVIRQKVRADLGITYEDDVLRLVDVFRDRGFLVENVVCTQLDGHNRTVEAFLERLSRLGLKVSRHYMIPGYPNDTAKVVSEEGFGRNDYVETSRDLIVMTAPGPGSGKLATCLSQVYHENQRGIAAGYAKFETFPIWNLPLSHPVNLAYEAATADLDDINVIDQYHLDAYGEKVTSYNRDIEVFPLLKTLLREVTGTEPYQSPTDMGVNMAGYCISDDEACRHAAQQEIIRRYFASRVDERRTGSDSSISDRVMNVMRKADLSVQDRVVVAPALDVAEATGKPGAALELPDGRIVTGKTSDLLGPSAAVLLNALKQLAGIDDDVHLLSPDSIEPIQSLKTRHLGSVNPRLHTDEVLIALSVSAASNPDAALALDHLKSLRGCDAHITAILGSVDEGIFRNLGVLATSEPQYWRKGLYHKR
- a CDS encoding ABC transporter ATP-binding protein; translation: MLELKNVTVAFQDGQEMRTVLDNMSFTAKPGELTFIVGESGSGKSTMLSVAAGLIAPDSGTATLNGVEVNNDVRRDKIGMIFQQANLIAALNVRDQLLVTDDIRGIKPRPDRADELLAKVGLEGLGDRRMGELSGGQRQRVGIARALMGEPELLLADEPTAALDHDRSQEIVKLLRDLVEERNIACGFVTHDRSLINPRDEVFEVGVNARTPVYA
- a CDS encoding rhodanese-related sulfurtransferase; the encoded protein is MTSKILLYYKFQPIADPDAVRLWQRDLCEGLGLTGRIIVSEHGINGTVGGDIRACKTYAKKTKEYFKGIEFKWSEGGAEDFPKLSVKARDEIVAFGAPGELKVDENGVIGGGKHLTPQQVNEFVEANPDVVFFDGRNTREAEIGRFKNAVVPDVETTHDFIKELESGKYDWMKDKPVISYCTGGIRCEVLSSLMINRGFEEVYQIDGGIVRYGEAFGNSGLWEGSLYVFDDRMHTEFGSADDPDYVQLGHCVHCGEATNQFYNCANEPECRQQYLSCEACREKNPYCAQCATTSSPASQ
- a CDS encoding NAD(P)H-hydrate epimerase: MFSSTFTADQIRAAEAPLLAAQEFEDQLMQSAAHAVAEVAKVMLAGVTETRARVLVLAGPGGNGGDGLYAGAELLLAGHRVDAVLPTGSAQERALQAFTAAGGVVLEDLPEQWQDYALVIDAMTGIGATGEVRENLRPAVELANALNAQVLAVDVPTGVEADTGWAGQCHVNADVTVTFGGWRRAHGLSPACGVQLLADIGLPGKRLHETLGDQLTLWAEDGPPLLIANRAVLPEQKWTEQKWPDGIQTLWLPPLQDIASGPEDDKYTGGVVGIRAGSDGYPGAAILSTAGAVNATPAMVRYAGPQAVEVVRAHPEVVATHTLQDAGRVQAWVFGPGAGTDEAAAEELRWVLDQEVPVLIDADGLTLLAQHPNLRELVAQREQMTVLTPHDGEFARLREAANVGESDRMAETIALAAALQCTVVRKGRVTVIAHEGDPYTAYAIDAGHSWAATPGSGDVLAGIAGAHLALMHAKRLWEEVALAGAVAVHALAAKLAAATAFGDATAPASRIAEFIRPATAKMRNDA
- a CDS encoding MFS transporter translates to MSFAAFVYVTFEMFSVGLISPMARDLGVSEGQIGLLMSVYAGLVAVVTIPLIHFTRSVNRRPLLIATLVFLLGGIVLQATASNYWMLVAGRVTAAFTHGVFWSLVNPMAARIAPAGQTGKAVAAVSIGSTLSLVAGSPLTTALGTMIGWRASTWVLGVATIGALVTLIATLPSLPAVPPTNRAKVTKTKSAIPSLVVYVLLAVTGIFSTFTYLALLVEGTAGHAYVPFGVSLYGIAGLVGITIAGRRVDSRMIRLNALAAAVMVVSAIAGLLALGAGSGLGMFAVIAVFGMAAGALPTVATTIFLHAGQRNQDLASSVYVVTFQVGIASGSAVGAAVVDAGYLSGTLISTGVLGALAFAVLALWSRTLLR
- a CDS encoding universal stress protein; protein product: MSHHAVSPESARLPNTVDSDAPLRVAVGWDTTSGEAVEFAAWLGRSLPMKVQVMASAQLPPIQALTTSAKSRKKQLKKMREEFHKRVVDELDGQIPKSQWSKEVATLKDGKDTVRSLLDNALEFNADLIVMGSRAKSPKGRLRPSSVTDEMLYSSPIPLGLAPRGVKLSKKGITRVTYAVVDTDGKKEPEFYGLDYATALACALHLPLRIIAFSPTSYDEHGPKWYERTLGMLDHARDRAWEYACELSPDRLDHFDVTSSVSTGKSWKRSIDSVKWRKGDIMCLGSQPSPNLRTVFLGTLEGEFIRYAPVPVIVCPEAAK
- a CDS encoding ABC transporter permease, coding for MKSAKGRFGLIVGTVTLITLLVVVLTGLTAGLGKQNTSALEALEPESVVFQDPEDLSFTTSRVEARDGMTPLGTSQMLLTKANGEDAAVSILSLPEGTVLPGGQTLGKDAVAAPGLELKQGEEITVAGKAITVGAIGEDLAFSHSPVLWVPTDFWKEIMHTDADGTVLLADHEVDGGVSLKESFEGLPAYSSEQGSLKLIQGFLYAIAALVIVAFLTVWTMQRGRDLAILKAIGASNKYLLKDALGQSAVLLGAGALIGGVVAFGLGLAMQGAAPFSLSALTAVAPPVAIWALGMVGALIATRSITKVNPQQALGGAA
- a CDS encoding helix-turn-helix domain-containing protein — protein: MPVQQPPVETALAQLNDGIAAARADQREEVTLPKQTAAWIRDLLEDLAEGRLMRPPSPEDEMTTQQVADLLNVSRPYVVKLIDEGTLPGHRVGTHRRVYTRDVYAYKERTRST